The Streptomyces seoulensis genome contains a region encoding:
- a CDS encoding DUF3043 domain-containing protein, which yields MPVMPVPLGFVFRSRAKEEKAPADKAQVTGSSQPRDPQARKGRPTPKRSEAQSQRRGVASTPVSRKDTAKRQREDRRQALERQRRALAGGDERYLPARDKGPVRKFARDWVDSRINVAEFFLPLAIVILILSVVRVPSIQNIALLLWLIVIVLIVIDSAFSGYRLRKRLAEKFPDVNRRGAVAYGLMRSLQMRRLRLPKPQVKRGERP from the coding sequence ATGCCGGTGATGCCCGTACCCTTGGGTTTTGTGTTCCGTAGCCGTGCGAAGGAAGAGAAGGCACCCGCCGACAAGGCGCAGGTGACCGGATCCAGTCAGCCCCGCGACCCGCAGGCCCGCAAGGGCAGGCCCACGCCCAAGCGCAGTGAGGCCCAGTCCCAGCGCCGCGGTGTCGCCAGTACGCCCGTGTCCCGCAAGGACACCGCCAAGCGGCAGCGTGAGGACCGCCGCCAGGCCCTGGAGCGGCAGCGCCGCGCGCTGGCAGGGGGTGACGAGAGGTATCTGCCCGCCAGGGACAAGGGTCCGGTGCGCAAGTTCGCCCGTGACTGGGTGGACTCGCGGATCAACGTGGCGGAGTTCTTCCTCCCGCTGGCCATCGTGATCCTGATCCTCAGCGTGGTGCGGGTCCCCTCGATCCAGAACATCGCGCTGCTGCTGTGGCTGATCGTGATCGTGCTGATCGTCATCGACTCCGCCTTCAGCGGCTACCGGCTGCGCAAGCGGCTCGCCGAGAAGTTCCCGGACGTGAACCGCCGGGGCGCCGTCGCCTACGGCCTGATGCGCTCCCTCCAGATGCGCCGGCTGCGGCTGCCTAAGCCGCAGGTCAAGCGCGGAGAGCGACCCTGA
- a CDS encoding bifunctional adenosylcobinamide kinase/adenosylcobinamide-phosphate guanylyltransferase, whose protein sequence is MDVTLLGTGAPSGLPRPACPCAVCANALGPDARAATALLVDGVLLLDLTPGAAFAAARAGHSLGGVRQVLLSHPHDGPALEVPAGLPQPVRVPDGRELTLLTGHRVRALAMDAGGTGYEVTGPSGLRLLYLPPGGSPAGLERSAEPYHMVLADIVGRPDALARLRAAGGVGPATDVVAVHLDHDVPQATELPRRLAAAGARTVPDGVTLAVGAYDEVPDVPRRTLVLGGARSGKSVEAERRLESFPDVVYAATGGTRAGDREWADRVAAHRERRPGSWQTAETTDLVPLLAEDGPPLLIDCLSLWLTDVMDAVGAWDDAQWADGGQKALRERVRELTRAVRETPRTVVAVSNEVGSGIVPATASGRRYRDELGRLNTAFASECEQVVLVVAGQALVLRG, encoded by the coding sequence GTGGATGTCACTCTGCTCGGCACCGGTGCCCCCTCGGGGCTGCCCCGCCCCGCCTGCCCCTGTGCCGTGTGCGCGAACGCGCTCGGCCCGGACGCGCGGGCGGCCACCGCGCTGCTGGTGGACGGGGTCCTGCTGCTGGACCTGACCCCCGGCGCGGCGTTCGCGGCGGCGCGGGCCGGGCATTCGCTGGGCGGGGTGCGCCAGGTGCTGCTGTCCCACCCGCACGACGGGCCCGCCCTTGAGGTGCCGGCCGGGCTGCCGCAGCCGGTCCGGGTGCCGGACGGCCGCGAGCTGACGCTGCTGACGGGGCATCGGGTGCGGGCACTGGCGATGGACGCGGGCGGCACCGGGTACGAGGTGACCGGGCCGAGCGGGCTCCGGCTGCTGTATCTGCCGCCGGGCGGGTCTCCGGCGGGACTGGAGCGGTCGGCGGAGCCGTACCACATGGTCCTGGCCGACATCGTGGGGCGCCCGGACGCGCTGGCCCGGCTGCGGGCGGCCGGCGGGGTGGGTCCGGCCACGGACGTCGTCGCCGTCCACCTGGACCACGACGTGCCGCAGGCCACGGAGTTGCCCCGGCGGCTGGCGGCGGCAGGGGCGCGGACGGTACCGGACGGGGTGACGCTGGCGGTGGGAGCGTACGACGAGGTGCCGGACGTGCCGCGCCGGACGCTGGTGCTGGGCGGGGCGCGCTCGGGCAAGTCGGTGGAGGCCGAACGGCGCCTGGAGTCCTTCCCGGACGTGGTGTACGCGGCGACCGGCGGCACCCGCGCCGGGGACCGCGAGTGGGCGGACCGGGTGGCCGCGCACCGCGAGCGGCGGCCGGGCTCCTGGCAGACGGCGGAGACCACGGACCTGGTCCCGCTGCTGGCCGAGGACGGGCCGCCCCTGCTGATCGACTGCCTCTCGCTCTGGCTGACCGACGTCATGGACGCGGTCGGCGCCTGGGACGACGCCCAGTGGGCGGACGGCGGCCAGAAGGCGCTGCGCGAGCGGGTCCGGGAACTGACGCGGGCGGTGCGCGAGACGCCCCGCACGGTGGTGGCGGTCTCCAACGAGGTCGGTTCCGGCATCGTCCCCGCCACCGCCTCCGGCCGCCGCTACCGCGACGAACTGGGCCGCCTGAACACGGCGTTCGCCTCCGAGTGCGAGCAGGTCGTCCTGGTGGTGGCGGGCCAGGCGCTGGTGCTGCGCGGCTAG
- the pspAA gene encoding PspA-associated protein PspAA translates to MIVRIMGEGQVSVDDSHFTRLNELDDELLAEMESGDEAGFRRTLTALLDAVRGLGTPLPDDALEPSELILPAPDATLDEVRKMLSDDGLIPG, encoded by the coding sequence GTGATCGTACGGATCATGGGTGAGGGCCAGGTGAGCGTGGACGACTCCCACTTCACCCGGCTCAACGAACTGGACGACGAACTGCTGGCCGAGATGGAGAGCGGCGACGAGGCGGGCTTCCGCCGCACCCTCACCGCCCTCCTCGACGCCGTCCGGGGCCTCGGCACCCCGCTCCCGGACGACGCCCTGGAGCCCTCCGAGCTGATCCTGCCCGCCCCGGACGCCACCCTGGACGAGGTCCGCAAGATGCTCAGCGACGACGGACTGATCCCCGGCTGA
- a CDS encoding PspA/IM30 family protein has translation MSGVMKRMGMIFRAKANKALDRAEDPRETLDYSYQKQLELLQKVRRGVADVATSRKRLELQLNQLQQQSGKLEDQGRKALALGREDLAREALSRRAALQQQVTDLETQHATLQGEEEKLTLAAQRLQAKVDAFRTKKETIKATYTAAQAQTRIGEAFSGISEEMGDVGLAIQRAEDKTAQLQARAGAIDELLASGALDDQSGMAKDDIQAELDRLSGGSDVELELQRMKAELAGGPSAQQQAIEGGAGGQQAQQQPQDTPRFDKQ, from the coding sequence ATGAGCGGTGTCATGAAGCGTATGGGGATGATCTTCCGCGCGAAGGCGAACAAGGCCCTTGACCGGGCCGAGGACCCGCGCGAGACCCTCGACTACTCGTACCAGAAGCAGCTCGAGCTGCTCCAGAAGGTGCGGCGCGGCGTCGCCGACGTGGCGACCTCCCGCAAGCGTCTGGAGCTCCAGCTCAACCAGTTGCAGCAGCAGTCCGGGAAGCTGGAGGACCAGGGCCGCAAGGCGCTCGCGCTGGGCCGTGAGGATCTGGCCCGCGAGGCGCTGTCCCGCCGCGCCGCCCTCCAGCAGCAGGTCACCGATCTGGAGACCCAGCACGCCACCCTCCAGGGCGAGGAGGAGAAGCTCACCCTCGCGGCCCAGCGCCTCCAGGCCAAGGTGGACGCCTTCCGTACGAAGAAGGAGACCATCAAGGCCACCTACACGGCCGCCCAGGCGCAGACCCGGATCGGTGAGGCGTTCTCCGGCATCTCCGAGGAGATGGGCGACGTGGGCCTCGCGATCCAGCGGGCCGAGGACAAGACGGCCCAGCTCCAGGCGCGGGCCGGCGCGATCGACGAACTGCTCGCCTCCGGCGCGCTGGACGACCAGTCCGGCATGGCCAAGGACGACATCCAGGCCGAGCTGGACCGGCTCTCCGGCGGCTCCGACGTCGAGCTGGAGCTCCAGCGGATGAAGGCCGAGCTGGCCGGGGGTCCCTCGGCTCAGCAGCAGGCCATCGAGGGCGGTGCGGGCGGGCAGCAGGCCCAGCAGCAGCCGCAGGACACCCCCCGCTTCGACAAGCAGTAG
- a CDS encoding S1C family serine protease, producing MDASRIRAGLRSAAVAVPLCAAVLLAGCSNPVSPARKGGPTAQAALPMVADDLQDRYQMVIKDVLPSVVQLQAGQALGSGVVYDDRGHIVTNAHVVGTEKTFKVTTASSEEPLSASLVYSYPEQDLAVIKLDRVPAGLRPAVFGGSDEVEVGQIVLAMGSPLGLSSSVTQGIVSATGRTVSEPGDSDGTGATLTNMVQTSAAINPGNSGGALVNLDGRVIGIPTLGASDPGMEGGAAPGIGFAIPASTVRTVAGQIISSGKVTDSGRAALGVTVRTVVDDGYRPAGAAVVTVQAGGPAAKAGLRAGDVITRLGDTPTGSGTELAEALAEEEPGARTAVTYQRSGTAHTAQVTLGEQ from the coding sequence ATGGACGCTTCCCGTATCCGGGCCGGGCTCCGGAGTGCCGCGGTCGCCGTGCCGCTGTGCGCCGCCGTCCTCCTCGCCGGCTGCTCGAACCCGGTGTCACCGGCCCGCAAGGGCGGTCCGACCGCGCAGGCGGCGCTGCCGATGGTGGCGGACGACCTCCAGGACCGGTACCAGATGGTCATCAAGGACGTGCTGCCCTCGGTCGTGCAGCTCCAGGCGGGACAGGCCCTGGGCTCCGGCGTGGTGTACGACGACAGGGGCCACATCGTCACCAACGCGCACGTGGTCGGCACGGAGAAGACCTTCAAGGTGACCACGGCCAGCAGCGAGGAACCGCTGTCGGCGAGCCTCGTCTACTCCTACCCCGAGCAGGACCTCGCGGTGATCAAGCTGGACCGGGTACCGGCGGGGCTGCGCCCGGCGGTGTTCGGGGGCTCCGACGAGGTGGAGGTCGGCCAGATCGTGCTGGCCATGGGCTCACCGCTCGGCCTCTCGTCCAGCGTGACCCAGGGCATCGTCTCGGCCACCGGACGGACCGTCAGCGAGCCCGGGGACAGCGACGGTACGGGCGCCACGCTCACCAACATGGTGCAGACCTCGGCCGCGATCAATCCGGGCAACAGCGGGGGCGCGCTGGTGAACCTCGACGGCCGGGTGATCGGCATCCCGACGCTGGGCGCGTCCGACCCAGGCATGGAGGGCGGGGCGGCGCCCGGCATCGGCTTCGCCATCCCCGCGTCGACGGTGCGCACGGTCGCCGGGCAGATCATCAGCAGCGGCAAGGTCACCGACTCGGGCCGGGCCGCGCTGGGCGTGACGGTCCGTACGGTCGTGGACGACGGCTACCGGCCCGCCGGGGCGGCGGTGGTCACGGTGCAGGCGGGTGGTCCGGCGGCGAAGGCGGGGCTCCGGGCGGGCGATGTGATCACCCGGCTGGGTGACACCCCGACCGGCTCCGGCACGGAACTCGCCGAGGCGCTGGCGGAGGAGGAGCCGGGCGCGCGGACTGCGGTCACCTACCAGCGCTCGGGCACCGCGCACACCGCACAGGTGACGCTCGGGGAGCAGTGA
- a CDS encoding DUF3616 domain-containing protein: protein MRPLPSRLLPPATAVALLAVLGPVATVHAASTGTPTIKLSAAYLSGAVGASGDPVVTVTVAQSGADASGLTVTASKSTRSTVAGTGDVRVTGSGASRTVAVTARAQGYADLTLKVTGADGKSATTTLHYAASPAVQHAADARYLTGAADASAAVDAGGGYVLVANDEDNTLRLYDGTASGAPVRSWDLGSALGADKEVDIEGAARVGNTVYWTGSLGNNKDGEYKADRNTVFTTTLSGSGAGTSVAFGGAGHRLRDDLVAWDHANGDRYGFAAATADGQAPKQVDGFNVEGLEFAPGSTTTAYVGFRAPLVPPREGGKALIVPVTNMDQVARGTKAAFGTPVELDLGGLSVRDLRRNDKGQYLILAGSWAAEDNSAPYALYRWDGVAGHQPVKVLDLPTADAGGWESVVSVPDLDVSGGRVQLVTDDGSADLYGDGTEAKDLSHPEWQKSRATFFTLG from the coding sequence TCGGCCCGGTGGCCACGGTGCACGCGGCGTCCACCGGAACCCCGACGATCAAGCTGTCGGCCGCGTACCTGTCCGGCGCGGTCGGCGCGAGCGGCGACCCGGTGGTCACCGTGACCGTCGCGCAGAGCGGCGCGGACGCCTCGGGGCTGACGGTGACGGCGTCCAAGAGCACCCGGAGCACGGTGGCGGGCACCGGGGACGTCCGGGTCACGGGCAGCGGGGCCAGCCGTACGGTCGCGGTGACCGCCCGCGCCCAGGGCTACGCCGACCTCACCCTGAAGGTGACCGGCGCCGACGGGAAGTCGGCCACGACGACCCTGCACTACGCGGCCTCCCCCGCCGTCCAGCACGCGGCCGACGCCCGCTACCTCACCGGCGCCGCGGACGCCTCCGCCGCCGTGGACGCCGGGGGCGGCTACGTCCTGGTGGCCAACGACGAGGACAACACCCTGCGCCTGTACGACGGCACGGCCTCGGGCGCGCCGGTGCGGAGCTGGGACCTGGGTTCCGCGCTGGGCGCGGACAAGGAGGTGGACATCGAGGGCGCGGCCCGCGTCGGGAACACCGTCTACTGGACCGGCTCGCTCGGCAACAACAAGGACGGCGAGTACAAGGCGGACCGGAACACGGTCTTCACCACCACCCTCTCCGGCTCCGGCGCCGGCACCTCGGTGGCCTTCGGCGGCGCCGGGCACAGGCTGCGGGACGACCTGGTGGCCTGGGACCACGCGAACGGCGACCGGTACGGCTTCGCGGCCGCCACCGCCGACGGCCAGGCCCCCAAGCAGGTGGACGGCTTCAACGTGGAGGGCCTGGAGTTCGCGCCCGGCTCCACCACCACCGCCTACGTCGGCTTCCGCGCCCCGCTGGTGCCGCCGCGCGAGGGCGGGAAGGCGCTGATCGTGCCGGTGACCAACATGGACCAGGTGGCGCGCGGCACGAAGGCGGCGTTCGGCACCCCGGTCGAGCTGGACCTCGGCGGGCTGTCGGTGCGGGATCTGCGCCGCAACGACAAGGGGCAGTACCTGATCCTCGCCGGGTCCTGGGCGGCCGAGGACAACAGCGCGCCCTACGCCCTGTACCGCTGGGACGGGGTGGCCGGGCACCAGCCGGTGAAGGTGCTGGACCTGCCCACGGCGGACGCGGGCGGCTGGGAGTCCGTGGTGTCGGTGCCCGACCTGGACGTGTCCGGCGGCCGGGTCCAGCTCGTCACCGACGACGGCAGCGCCGACCTCTACGGCGACGGCACCGAGGCCAAGGACCTCTCCCACCCGGAGTGGCAGAAGTCCCGCGCCACCTTCTTCACGCTGGGCTGA
- a CDS encoding class I SAM-dependent methyltransferase, with amino-acid sequence MTWQLDEQLARVFPVGRRLRVLDVGMGRGAQALRLARLGHQVTGVERDPELVAAARGTLAEEPEGIRERVRLVQGDGRDTGVHFLPGSFDVVLCHGVLMYVEEPDPLVAGLARMLAPGGLLSLLVRNGDALAMGPGLTGDWAGALAALDSAALLPRSRTEADGDAPVPPGPEGRADRLAALTATLHGIAAPLHAWYGVRVFAGRTPAAPACEADLETLLAVEERAGRTDPYRGVAELLHLCGVRG; translated from the coding sequence GTGACCTGGCAACTGGACGAGCAGCTCGCCCGCGTCTTCCCCGTCGGGCGTCGGCTGCGCGTGCTGGACGTCGGGATGGGCCGGGGCGCGCAGGCGCTGCGGCTCGCCCGGCTGGGCCACCAGGTGACCGGGGTCGAACGCGACCCCGAGCTGGTCGCCGCCGCCCGCGGGACGCTGGCCGAGGAGCCGGAGGGCATCCGCGAGCGCGTCCGGCTGGTGCAGGGCGACGGGCGGGACACCGGTGTGCACTTCCTGCCGGGCAGCTTCGACGTGGTGCTGTGCCACGGCGTGCTGATGTACGTCGAGGAGCCCGACCCGCTGGTGGCCGGGCTGGCCCGGATGCTCGCGCCCGGGGGCCTGCTGTCCCTGCTGGTGCGCAACGGCGACGCCCTCGCCATGGGGCCGGGCCTCACCGGCGACTGGGCCGGTGCGCTGGCCGCGCTGGACAGCGCCGCCCTGCTCCCCCGCTCCCGCACCGAGGCGGACGGCGACGCCCCGGTGCCTCCCGGCCCGGAGGGCCGCGCCGACCGGCTGGCCGCCCTGACCGCCACCCTGCACGGCATCGCCGCCCCGCTGCACGCCTGGTACGGCGTACGCGTCTTCGCCGGGCGCACCCCGGCTGCCCCCGCCTGTGAGGCCGACCTGGAGACCCTGCTCGCGGTCGAGGAGCGTGCGGGCCGCACGGACCCGTACCGGGGGGTCGCGGAGCTGCTGCACCTGTGCGGTGTGCGGGGCTGA